One window from the genome of Andrena cerasifolii isolate SP2316 chromosome 3, iyAndCera1_principal, whole genome shotgun sequence encodes:
- the LOC143366753 gene encoding uncharacterized protein LOC143366753: MDTLYPNLYERFKSEGLCPVCLMEMELAPRYTCTNGHTICYRCKPYYYGCPTCHSSLEMEMPASNVGPSYSPPPTHFLPHALPRNIRVHEPCAPPMDDFLHHERNWLPPTATESQQLRSCLYAHLGCCVNVPEYLADIHESRCQFRPHLEEEQLPTDLAHRHDDLVECKHRVVGCRVRAPTWRISIHEDHCNYKGQFEELTDINEVLDGVTITDDEYGDPEELVECKYRKYGCRVNMPRRRKLMHQQKCNYGKYDEGDCHSTSSEGDYDPDEQVPCRWSEYGCRVKPKRSRVETHEEKCNYKMEECAYKDNGCDALFQPSRKYAHERSCSFAD; the protein is encoded by the exons ATGGACACCCTCTACCCGAATCTGTACGAGAGATTCAAAAGCGAGGGCCTCTGCCCCGTTTGCCTGATGGAAATGGAGCTTGCGCCCAGATACACCTGCACCAATGGCCACACGATATGTTACCGTTGCAAGCCTTATTATTACGGCTGCCCAACGTGTCATTCATCGCTGGAGATGGAGATGCCTGCCTCAAACGTCGGTCCATCTTACTCGCCACCACCCACTCATTTCTTACCCCATGCCCTGCCACGGAATATCCGTGTGCACGAGCCGTGCGCACCGCCGATGGATGATTTTCTCCACCACGAGAGGAACTGGCTTCCACCTACGGCCACTGAAAGCCAGCAACTCAGATCCTGCCTGTACGCTCATCTAGGATGTTGCGTGAACGTACCAGAATACCTGGCAGACATACACGAATCTCG ATGCCAATTTCGGCCTCACCTAGAGGAGGAGCAGCTTCCCACGGACCTGGCGCACCGACACGACGACTTGGTTGAGTGCAAGCACCGAGTCGTGGGCTGCAGGGTACGCGCGCCCACCTGGAGGATATCGATCCACGAGGATCACTGCAACTATAAGGGACAGTTTGAAGAACTGACCGATATCAACGAGGTGTTAGATGGGGTAACGATCACGGACGACGAGTACGGCGACCCAGAGGAGTTGGTGGAGTGCAAATACAGGAAATACGGCTGCAGGGTCAACATGCCGCGAAGACGGAAGCTGATGCACCAACAGAAATGCAACTACGGGAAATACGACGAGGGGGACTGTCACTCGACCTCCTCGGAGGGCGACTACGATCCTGACGAACAAGTCCCGTGCAGGTGGAGCGAATACGGCTGCAGGGTAAAACCGAAACGTAGTCGAGTAGAGACGCACGAAGAAAAGTGCAATTACAAAATGGAAGAATGCGCTTACAAAGACAACGGGTGCGACGCCCTCTTCCAGCCATCTAGAAAGTACGCTCACGAGAGATCGTGCTCGTTCGCCGATTAG